The Salvia miltiorrhiza cultivar Shanhuang (shh) chromosome 1, IMPLAD_Smil_shh, whole genome shotgun sequence genome has a window encoding:
- the LOC131005273 gene encoding xyloglucan galactosyltransferase XLT2-like — protein sequence MLPTTAAPPADHHHHHHPSKKSKLKTTFHTVKSNISAHHCAWLTLTILLQLLIILFLNRASPPPPLPSSAHRRHFESAAPHPPLRDEACKHGRIYVYDLPSMLNRDLLQNCHDLDPWSSRCNAVSNGGLGPTATGLDALVPRNLSAAWYWTDMYAAEVIYHDRVNNYRCTTSNPAEATAFYIPFYAGLAVGKYLWFNYTSKDRDFHAAAMLDWVKNQPPWRRSNGSDHFLMFGRLTWDFRRLTDDDGEWGTRFIYMPLMKNVFRLTVEKSRWDELELSVPYPTAFHPRSESDIRQWQGLIRGRKRSSLFTFVGATRKKIRNDFRGVLMGYCKNETRSCRVVDCSETQCYDGAPAILEAFLDSDFCLQPKGDGFTRRSAFDCMLAGSIPVYFWSGSFEHQYEWHLPKDASKYSVFLDHNIVRNDTSLIKRTLEKFSKEEVVRMRETIIQFLPKLLYSKSNANLGGISDAFDITMEQVLKRFEQHRILMAV from the coding sequence ATGCTGCCCACCACCGCCGCCCCTCCGgccgaccaccaccaccaccaccacccctCAAAGAAATCCAAGCTCAAAACCACCTTCCACACCGTGAAATCCAACATCTCCGCCCACCACTGTGCATGGCTAACACTGACCATCCTCCTCCAGCTCCTCATCATCCTCTTCCTCAACCGCGCCTCTCCCCCGCCCCCTCTCCCCTCCTCCGCCCACCGCCGCCACTTCGAATCTGCGGCACCTCATCCTCCCCTACGCGATGAAGCCTGCAAACACGGCAGGATTTACGTTTACGACCTCCCCTCCATGCTCAACAGAGACCTCCTCCAAAACTGCCACGATCTCGACCCGTGGAGCTCCCGCTGCAACGCCGTTTCCAACGGCGGCCTCGGCCCCACCGCCACCGGCCTCGACGCCCTCGTGCCGCGGAACCTCTCCGCCGCCTGGTATTGGACGGACATGTACGCCGCCGAGGTCATCTACCACGACCGGGTCAACAACTACCGATGCACCACGTCCAACCCCGCCGAAGCTACCGCCTTCTACATCCCCTTCTACGCCGGCCTCGCCGTCGGGAAATACCTCTGGTTCAACTACACGTCCAAAGATCGCGATTTCCACGCCGCCGCCATGCTCGACTGGGTGAAAAACCAACCGCCATGGCGGCGCTCAAACGGGTCGGATCACTTCCTGATGTTCGGGCGGCTGACGTGGGATTTCCGGCGGCTTACCGACGACGACGGCGAGTGGGGCACGCGCTTCATCTACATGCCGCTGATGAAGAACGTGTTCCGCCTCACGGTCGAGAAGAGCCGGTGGGACGAGCTCGAGTTGAGCGTGCCGTACCCGACGGCGTTCCACCCGAGATCCGAATCCGATATCCGGCAATGGCAGGGGTTGATCCGGGGCAGGAAAAGATCCAGCCTGTTTACGTTTGTGGGGGCGACCCGGAAGAAGATCCGGAACGACTTCCGGGGCGTGCTGATGGGGTATTGCAAGAACGAGACGAGGTCGTGTCGGGTCGTGGATTGCTCCGAAACGCAGTGCTACGATGGAGCCCCGGCCATACTGGAGGCTTTTTTAGATTCGGATTTTTGCTTGCAACCGAAAGGAGACGGGTTCACCCGGAGATCCGCATTCGATTGCATGCTGGCCGGTTCAATCCCGGTTTATTTCTGGAGCGGGAGCTTCGAGCATCAATATGAGTGGCATCTGCCTAAAGATGCCTCAAAATACTCGGTATTTTTGGATCACAATATTGTTAGGAATGATACATCGCTTATTAAACGAACCCTAGAGAAATTTAGCAAAGAGGAGGTGGTGAGAATGAGAGAGACTATCATTCAGTTTTTGCCAAAATTGTTGTATTCCAAGTCCAATGCCAATCTCGGTGGAATTAGCGACGCCTTCGACATTACCATGGAACAAGTCTTGAAAAGATTTGAGCAACACAGAATATTAATGGCGGTTTGA